Genomic segment of Bicyclus anynana chromosome 7, ilBicAnyn1.1, whole genome shotgun sequence:
TGTAACCAAagggctggtggaaggcttcggcggtggctagttaccaccctactggcaaagacgtaccgccaagcgatttagcgttccggtatgatgtcgtgtagaaaccgaaaggtgtgtggattttcatcctcctcacaagttagcccgcttccatcttagactgcatcatcacttaccaccaggagagattgtagtcaagggctaacttgtaaagaataaaaaaagatcaaACTGGACACTATTACCTACTGCTATTATTACTCTGCAAGCGTATTATACGTCTGTCCTTCCACGCGTCTGTCACCAGGCGATATCTCATGAACCGCTTTATTTCTGTTGTCACTATAACATcaaatactaaaaaacagaTTTAAGCTAAAGCTAAGGGAGCTCCCATACAAAAAACGTGATTTCTTGccgtttttatttatactggtACGTAAACCTTCttgggcgagtccgactcgcgcTTGGCCGgttatttataatagtaattgATGGAACAAGCAAATggttcacctgatggtaattggtAACCCATCAGTACAACACTTCGCAGGCCATGCAACCCTTCTCACAAAGTGACGCCCTGTATCCATCAACTTGATCAGCAGTTGGCTTCTTGTGCCTGTAGTTACACCGCCAACCATGCCTTTCAGACTGGAACAGCTGGACTTGACAGCAGTACTTACGTGATCAtactctgtcacaaaaagctctactactacaTAAAACATAACTATGACAAAACAATAATGTGctaagctaatattataaggaggcaagatttgatttttgtttgtttgtttgttgagatttatctcaaaaatactcaagcttatttaaaaataatttcactatTTGTAAGTGATATTTTTTACTGTGTAACATACACTGtattttatgacattttatgatattattacaCAGTAGCCAGTGAAAATGTAGGGTAACAAAGGATATTATTTAATCCTAAGTTTTTAAGGGGTGGATGGAAACCTGAAAGATCAATCAACGTTTACTGCATTACTGTCATAAGTAACTTCTCTTAACATAGGCTTTCCCATTTGGCATTTGGCATgtctaaaaaagttaacataaaGATCAATTATAGATGTGcataaaaatgtaacataaaAACCAAAGAGTGAGAGGATTCCATACAGGTTCATAAACAGTtcatatttgcttaacctcaATTATTGATAAGGTAACTTGTACTTTAAATAAAGgccatatttttcaagatttaattaCAATGTTAATAATAGTTCTCAGAATTTGTTTCGCTTTGTTTCATTTCTTCAGAAATTTCTTCAGAGGTATCAAGTTGCTATATATATGCTGCTAATAATCAttcataaaaaacataataattatataggcACAGTTAAATGGAGTACCTcccttttaacattttttaacaattaaacTTAGCAGGCATCTCAgctatacttattattataatgattgaatcagaaaaggagatttatatacaaaaagttcagttttaatgtttttgaacATTATCAAGTCAGAGTTTATGGACACAAAGGGAATGGATGAAAACACTATACTACCACCCTActcaatgtgtactgtttaccaaaaaacaaattgaaaatgagggtataaatcactagtaatttcttacctaataataattataattaacttgttcttaatgTGATGTTTCAAGATGTTTTAAAAGACACATACAGTCAAAAATATTGTCAGGGTAGTGATGCCTAGAGGTGTACGACACCGTAAGTTATACTTAATTACTTAGTATTAAAcattcatcacattaaatgccAGCAAACCAATGATTAAACTCATCTCTCTAGAAGTTGATTTTGTTCCATATTTATATGATTTGGGTTCTATGCCTGCAATGGATTTATTTTGCAGAATATTAGGATAGTTTAAAATCATGCCAACCTGGATAATCCAAAAATACTGATATCTAgaccaacaatattttatactacagatcaAAACTGAGCAGGCAACTGTGTTTCAATTAGTCGCTTATGAATAATGAAAGTTATAGACACATAATACCTCAATATTGTCTATgatgtcgagttatgtgtttaggaagtgtaaacacaaaattgtgcatgtgtgtgctcagtggagtcgctaaattctgatcactttttgctgtgattttgtaggcacgtaacatatccatAGTGTAACATATCCatagtgtataataataattaatctaggCAATATGTCAGACTAGCTGTTTTTAAAACCAAATCATAAATTACACACCAGTTCACTTATTTTgatctaattttacaataaatgctTGTGTTTCATCATTGTAGTATTCGTAGGTGCAttgtctgttgacaaacaactttttttgtgtaaaattataagATTATTGTAAATGTAAAGAATGAAGTTTGTACAATTTAATTAGTTCTAATATTGCTAGTTTATACTTTTGTAACTTTCCAATATTACAAAATGCGGTAATGTTATTCAAATTTCGATTACATCCAGACGCTTAGAAACTAAATTGTATTCATAGGAAATTAGTATCGTGTATTAGGTTACCTTACAACTCTTTACGAGATTCCCAGAAGTCAAGTGATcctgttttaataaaaacaatcagAATTTCACGGAATGCGTTGCTGAAGTCTGTTGTCACTATAAATATTTAGTCACCTAATGTTCACAGTCATTATAATTAAACCAAACACAAGTCACAAAATCACACAAAACAGATGCAATGAATTAAAAACAATCTTAGAATTTCAGTTTTGGTACAAACACAAAGACGAACTTCTaaacatttttcatttgaaCTGTCATTTTTTTAACCGGCTCTGCGTTCTACCTTTTTTGAGCCCAGTTGAAAATGATTTTGTATAGTGACTTGTATTGTAATCTGTGGCaataaactttatttcattcataatcatttattaaactaaatgaagttgtattttttttttgtaatgtaagtTTAAACATAACATCTGTGAATTTGACTCGAAAAAGCTAGAACTCGGAGTCGTTTAACCGCTATCTACTTATCTATCTACGTCAGACTAATTATATATCAACCTGCCTCGATAGACGTCACCGCTGTTAaaatataagatcaacgatctaacgcgtttataaaaactgtttctattgTTTCTGTTTCTGTGTAATCATCGATTGTTTCTAGAATCGATGGTTAATTCTTGTAACAGTTTACATCATGTACAGAGCTCTTAAAAATACCagtttgtgtaattgaatgttATTAAAACGTTCAATAACTTTTAGTTCACTAAAAAGAtgaagttaaatttaatttgtaagtatttcataattatatcaaatttgtaaaaaaatatctaaaaagaatcCATTCTTCAACCATCAAGTAATCAATATTCAAAATCAAGTAAtggaatattctgtgtaacgacTTCAAGCGAAGTCTGTGCataaattacacgtgtgtgtattgtgaattaaagaaaaattatttatttagcaggTCGATAgaattttttacggatagaagatactaattgctgttgagaaaataatttttaaaatttttggaatctgcattaattagataaatatttttattgtttcgctcccttgtctacaaattaaacataaataatgttcaaaacagccaataaaaacacctggaattgaatcAATCAAAATAGCcagtgtaagctgtcaatgtcatttaaTATTGTCCAATGTTATTAGGAcgcaagttaaaaagaaacattaaatcgtagacagagaagcattaaacaaaaaaatccttaaattgctttaaaaacgccttaAACGCGTAGATTATTGACAATCTgacagggtgtgagttacaagtaTGTTTCCACGAAAAAAATTCATAACTAATGTtatcagctaatgaaaaaaatacattttatttaattaatttaataaaaaatgcggatttcaaaacttttttattttgggtttttagccctatattttatgttcttttaatttgttttctttaggtgacactcggaataaaggcccagcctcaatacaaaattgggacatgtacTTTATAGTTTtatgtagtgtaaggacacaatattgttttttggtggtaaatattttcgatgtgtgagtttacctcgtcccttccaaaaataatgacattttgATAGTAAATTTtggtgcgatacaagtccatatgTAATTGATCTTAGTCTATAAGAGGTGTCATAATAATCTGTGGATagcagatttaaaaaaagagtTTGTTGTGCTGAAACTTCATACAAAGATTTTTGGACATAGGAGGTAATGCATGTGTTGGTTGCGAACATAAATTAGTAGGCACAGAAAGCAGACagtaagcgtacattaatttcaaccacatctacatagtcatttggtgTAAATCGTCGAGTGGTGTAATTCTAAGATACGATAAAATAATCATGAGTTCGATCCTGGGTAACgataccaaaaaaaatttttttttttctcaataattGTTtgaaactaaactattttaagtGTTTAACAAGCCtcgatgaaaaaataaattaaatcaaaaatcttcatttaaaagTGTCACTGGTTTAAGTCTAAAATATTCCATTTGCGGAACTAGGAGCGCTGCTACTTCCAACGTTTTCGTGTATGTACCTTCACTTATCTTggagtaatatattctttggttgTGCAGAGTTGTGCTTGTGTGTACTGTGTCCGTTAGGAGCACAGACCATAGGAGTATTAGTGTTCTATGGTACtgtgttcaaaaaaaaaattggaaccaTAGGTATCTAATAATTTGTTTGTCCTTCATTTGTGGTTTGTGTGTTTGACACTGACGTGACATGAACCCTATTGACTTGACTATTGGTATTGAAGTGAGGTTATTGTGAATTTATAAATTACCTATATTTAGCaaaatgaattttcttttcaaCAATATTTTACGTAATGCAGCGGTAATATCATATCGCTCACATAATTCCTTAAAGCTATACATAACagcaatacaaaatattacatatattcACACCACAAGTAAACATAACAATTTAATGGATTTCTTCGATAATAAAAAGAACTGGAATGAAACTAACATTCGTGTTGGCAGAGCTTGGCGTTTGGATGAGTTAAGAATAAAGTCGAACACAGATCTACACAAATTGTGGTATGttttattgaaagaaagaaatatgcTATTTACTATGGAACACGAATGTAATCGAAAAGTGCGACTTTTCCCGAACCCAGAAAGGATTGACAAAGTTGAAGAATCAATGAATAACATTGAAACTGTCGTAAGAGAACGTAACACGGCATATTACACATTGGAAACTGGTGAAACTGGAGAACGGCCTGTTGAAGATGTAGTCAATCTATTTGGCTTACCAGAGAAGTATCCTAAGAATGAATacataataccaaaatttatGAATACACGTTGGGTAAAATCTTATCTGGAACATGGATACATAAATAGTCTTGCTGTCAAAAAATTCTATAGATTATACCAGGAAAAGTTACGTAgtataaaaagaaatgaaaggAACAGAAATTTCAACCATGTTCAACACCTTTTGAAGCGTTTTCCTGATATGGACTTGGAAAAATTACAAGCAGAGTATCCCGAGGTCGATTTAGAGAAGGCTAAAAGGACTAAAAAAGCTAGAGGCCATTTTCTGCCCAAATACTGAGTTGACTAGTTCAATACAATGATTATAtcagtagaaaataaattacctgAATCCACCAtacttttgagtttattttcaGCAGAACACCAAAATTCTTTCTGCCTGCTCCTAATATCATtaacttgataataattacCATGGTCTTAGAGTCAAAAGCtagatacttaaaataaattaataattgtgaACTAATTCTTTTCAGTAGAAATCTGCCTTCTGAACCAAAAGTAAATGCATGTTCAATTGAGttgtttctaaaattaaaattgtctatatacataaaaatgaatCACTGTTTCACTAAAACTTGAGGTGATGCATATcaggtaggtctgagaatctgCAACAATTATtataggtctgagaatcggcaaCACACCTTAAAatttataaggcaaaacaaAGCATTGAATATTGATGGAGTTGTATCAagtaatgtaagtatttttggataatatatataacttaTGAATATCAGAAAGGCTTATTAAACTTTATCccctttaatattattaagttagaaATTAACCTTGTTGACTTATCTCATAAGTAGTTATAATAAGTGAATGTAATGAGTCAAATCCATAGAAAAATTAACCTTGAATCTTAATAAGCATATCGCAAATCTTGTGTATGGCTAAATTGTTTTCGCAAGTTCATTTTTTAGAATACTCCCTTGATGTACGAGGATTGTTCTTAcagagaaaaaaatttaaaaattctccCATACAAACATTTTGTCTTTATAATGAATCTTGAATTCTTCCTAAGTACAAATCTCgagaatggctgaaccgattttgccaATTGTTTTATTAGCATATTTCTTGAAGTATGATGATTCTTacagagaatataaaaaaaagtctcaGGGTAgagttcaaaatcaaaatcaaaatcaaaaatcatttatttcaagtaggctcagtttacaagcacttttgacacgtcagttgactatttgtaaagattctaccaccggttcggaaggcaggttctgctgagaagataccggcaagaaactcaacagttgctcttttgaaaaagtcatacagtattataatttacaattgttaacaattactgtttacatttcttatagttttacttcctgtgtgaaggtggaagctgatccaacaggctccaagcatctttatcattaaggaactcattaatgttgtagtaccctcgactaagtaaatgttttttaacacattgcttaaagctatgcattggcatgtccatcacagtcttggggatattattatataagagtacacccaaacctacaaaagatttttttactctttggagacgatatgcagaaataactaacttatgcccgtgtctagtaagacgtgggtttaaatctccttttcgtttgtacaaattaatattttgtcttaaatatactatactgttatatatatattgacaggctactgttagtatacctatttctttaaacttttgacgaagggactcgtgtgattttaattgatatattgctcgaattgctcttttttgaagtacaaatatagattgtatatcggcagccatgccccacaataaaataccgtaagacattacgctgtgaaagtacgcaaaataaacaagcctagctgtatcaacatcagtaaactgtcttatttttctcacggcaaatgccgctgagctaagtttaccagacagtttttctatatgagcaccccactgaagtttacaatccaaggtcactcccaggaaaactgtggaactctccatttccagtgtttcaccatcgatcattatagacttatctaattttataacatttggcaatgaaaactcaatacatttagttttcttggcattcaaaagtagattagggtaggagtagtccTACCCTAtggtagatgtagggtaggtgtagggtgggagtagggaagggtaggggtaggaaagaagtTCACATAGGTCAAAGCAAAGCTCAACCGGGTTTGctgtaatataaaattctatGGGTTCTTGTTAGCAACTTggatatattaaaaaacaaacagatgATAGAAAATAAACCATAcagttacataaataaaactttatttacctTGGGTgaataaactataaaattatacaacattagtcattattttttatgaaatacttaaataaatcttAAGATACACACTACAATATATTGAGACAACAGAAAGAAAAAAGTCAAATGATAGTGGTTTGACTCAAAATTTAGATCAGTCAAATTAATCCTTAAAATAGAGGTAAGGTTAGAATAATTCgtagagctaaaaattggtatgaatgttcagaatgtgttaattaataataaatgaattttgaaaagttCCCATCTATCCTCTTTGTGCAAAAAAATTTATTGATGGTGAAAGTTTGCAAAAATAGGTTTTTCGTGTTTTTCAGCTAAATGGTAAGTTTTACAGCAAAAATAGTTCAAAATAGTAGATTATttgattttctacaaaaaattaatCTACACTTTTTTCATAAGTATTGCCATTTCTGAGATAAAGCAGTTGAAAGAactgtaaaaattattttattagtaaatgtCTTGACTggattattatagtattttgtTTTGGTCCTATCGTAACAGAAGAGAGCAATATATTTCACCACTGTTGGCAGTGCTGGATTTATCCAGTTTCTAGATTATATCTTTTAacaactttttttgtttgttttcactGCACAACGTGTTTGTGTACTGTGTAGGTAACCAGTTGGAGTTCTCATTAGAGTCTGAATTCATTAAGACAACTCTTTAACATTAGTTCAACTAATTTAGTGTCAATTCAAAATGGAATGACAAAACTGTTATGTAAATGATAAACAGTAATTTTCAGTACCTAtcctataaaatctttggtatcTAAAAAAGCACCCCTTTTGAGGTGTCAATTtgtcaatgaaaaatgtaacctaaaaaaaatgtaacttaaaaaaaaagctttatttacACATCTTTACATAATATGGAGTGAGTTAATAATGCTCCAAACTTTAGAGAGagcatttagtattttattttatctcattAGGgtcaaatcatttttttttcatgtatgtttgccatatttcttatattaaaaCCAATATAACtattccaactagtcgggaaagactgtgctaggagtggatacgacaatagaccaacggggtgaggattgaagcACAGCCCCTCGTGGATGACTCCACCCTGTCTtattgttgagctattgaggcttttttgtttagttgaagatgtttttaaaaatattaagcacTTCTACATTTTTTGCTTCAGTTTCTAATTCttgtattgttaatattaagTCTTTTAACATTTCAAAAATTTGTCTGTGTTTCCTTATAAATTGATCTGTAACACTATACGACGATGATACTATAAAACTGCTATCCACAATTGAGTTTTCTGATGTACTTCCTTGTGTCAAACTTTCATTCAGTTCTTGCAATGTTTCTTGTATCGATTGTATTCCATATGACTCTAAATAAGATTGTAATGCTATATACAATGCACTAATTATCGTACTTTGCTCACTCTTGGACTTATTAGAAGGCATGGAGAATTTTggatatatttct
This window contains:
- the LOC112058160 gene encoding 39S ribosomal protein L47, mitochondrial, with amino-acid sequence MNFLFNNILRNAAVISYRSHNSLKLYITAIQNITYIHTTSKHNNLMDFFDNKKNWNETNIRVGRAWRLDELRIKSNTDLHKLWYVLLKERNMLFTMEHECNRKVRLFPNPERIDKVEESMNNIETVVRERNTAYYTLETGETGERPVEDVVNLFGLPEKYPKNEYIIPKFMNTRWVKSYLEHGYINSLAVKKFYRLYQEKLRSIKRNERNRNFNHVQHLLKRFPDMDLEKLQAEYPEVDLEKAKRTKKARGHFLPKY